Proteins from a genomic interval of Candidatus Flexicrinis proximus:
- a CDS encoding FAD-dependent oxidoreductase, with product MRDVVIVGGGLSGIAAAYVLQARGVPYTIIELKPRLGGSVGSSHAAGFTFDCGRMLTQDRPDDPLFAQLGLAEALVTARADDDGLWTAFRGGQQTLVDVLTRPLTGQILYRMAVTSAGEFDAAARAKGAPRFCVCLENGTVIDCRALIVAAPARHAERIMRSLSPAAAAALDDYRYDSIARLNIGYRAADVRGRLPEVPPEAYPLTYIHTLTFPSRVPGRSVLIQAGIRFDPSKGLSPETHGDVTGAFAALFKLPEAPVFDHVELWPEDEPLMWLDDDFAARMEGLNYALPDGAAVAGSDYVVTGDHRPTLAERIQSGFDAAARVLRAL from the coding sequence GTGCGTGACGTCGTTATCGTTGGCGGTGGATTGAGCGGAATCGCCGCGGCCTATGTGCTGCAGGCTCGCGGCGTCCCGTATACGATTATCGAACTCAAACCCCGTCTGGGTGGCTCCGTTGGTTCGAGCCACGCGGCGGGGTTTACATTTGACTGCGGGCGGATGCTGACACAGGACCGCCCGGACGACCCGTTGTTCGCGCAGTTGGGGCTGGCCGAAGCACTTGTGACCGCCCGAGCGGACGACGATGGGCTCTGGACCGCATTTCGCGGCGGCCAGCAGACCCTTGTCGATGTACTGACGCGGCCGCTGACCGGACAGATCCTGTACCGTATGGCAGTGACATCTGCCGGGGAGTTTGACGCGGCAGCGCGGGCAAAAGGGGCGCCGCGTTTCTGCGTCTGCCTCGAAAACGGCACGGTGATTGACTGTCGCGCCCTGATCGTTGCTGCGCCGGCCCGCCACGCCGAACGGATAATGCGCAGCCTCAGCCCGGCTGCCGCTGCAGCTTTGGACGACTACCGTTACGACTCGATTGCGCGTCTGAATATCGGTTATCGCGCCGCCGATGTCCGCGGCCGTCTGCCTGAAGTGCCGCCTGAAGCGTATCCGCTGACCTACATCCATACGCTGACGTTCCCGTCACGCGTGCCTGGACGCTCGGTGCTGATCCAGGCCGGGATCCGCTTTGATCCGAGCAAGGGTCTGTCACCGGAGACCCACGGAGATGTCACCGGCGCATTTGCGGCGCTGTTCAAACTGCCGGAAGCTCCGGTCTTCGACCATGTTGAACTGTGGCCGGAGGACGAACCGCTGATGTGGCTGGATGACGATTTCGCCGCGCGGATGGAAGGTCTGAATTATGCCCTGCCGGACGGCGCGGCTGTGGCGGGCAGCGACTACGTAGTCACGGGCGACCACCGGCCGACACTGGCAGAGCGCATTCAATCCGGCTTCG
- a CDS encoding methionine adenosyltransferase, which translates to MTSPRYFYTSESVSEGHPDKLCDQVSDAVLDAILEQDPAARVACESATTTGLVVVIGEITTSAYVDIEKIVRKTVREIGYLGSDAGGFDAETCGVIVSIKEQSGDIAQGVDTALEAREGEVSEAEIEATGAGDQGMMIGFACDETPELMPLTISLSHKLVRRLAEARKSGEIAWLRPDAKSQVTVEYAFGRPKRIDTIVISTQHSASVDNATIRSVIIKDVINAVVPGDLMDENTRIFVNPTGRFVVGGPQGDAGLTGRKIIVDTYGGVARHGGGAFSGKDPTKVDRSAAYMARYIAKNVVAAGLAQRFEFQVSYAIGVSHPTSLAVETFGTGAIPDEAIAELINQHFDMRPAAIIKDLDLRRPIYRQVASYGHFGREDIDVPWERTDKAATLRAAAGLV; encoded by the coding sequence ATGACGTCCCCGCGCTACTTCTATACTTCCGAGTCGGTCTCGGAAGGCCATCCCGATAAGCTGTGTGATCAGGTCTCGGATGCGGTCCTCGATGCGATCCTGGAGCAGGATCCCGCGGCGCGCGTCGCCTGCGAGTCCGCGACGACTACCGGCCTGGTCGTGGTGATCGGCGAGATTACCACGTCGGCGTATGTCGATATCGAGAAGATCGTCCGCAAGACTGTGCGCGAAATCGGCTATCTGGGCTCCGACGCGGGCGGTTTCGATGCCGAGACGTGCGGCGTGATCGTCTCGATAAAAGAGCAATCTGGCGACATCGCGCAAGGGGTCGACACTGCCCTTGAAGCGCGCGAGGGGGAAGTGTCGGAAGCCGAGATCGAAGCGACCGGCGCGGGCGACCAGGGCATGATGATCGGGTTCGCATGCGATGAAACTCCCGAATTGATGCCGCTGACCATCTCCCTTTCGCACAAGTTGGTGCGCCGCCTGGCTGAGGCGCGCAAGTCAGGCGAGATCGCCTGGCTCCGTCCTGACGCAAAGAGCCAGGTCACCGTGGAATACGCGTTTGGCCGCCCCAAGCGTATCGATACGATCGTCATCAGCACCCAGCATTCCGCATCGGTGGACAATGCCACCATCCGCAGCGTCATCATCAAGGACGTGATCAATGCGGTCGTCCCGGGTGACCTGATGGACGAAAACACGCGTATATTTGTTAACCCGACCGGCCGTTTTGTTGTCGGTGGTCCGCAGGGGGATGCCGGTCTTACCGGTCGCAAAATCATCGTGGACACCTACGGCGGCGTCGCCCGTCATGGTGGCGGCGCGTTCAGTGGCAAGGACCCCACGAAAGTGGATCGCAGCGCAGCCTACATGGCGCGTTACATTGCCAAGAACGTGGTCGCAGCTGGGCTGGCGCAGCGCTTTGAGTTTCAGGTGAGCTATGCAATCGGCGTTTCGCACCCGACTTCCCTGGCCGTCGAAACTTTTGGGACCGGGGCCATCCCAGATGAGGCCATCGCTGAACTGATCAACCAGCATTTCGATATGCGGCCGGCGGCGATCATCAAGGATCTGGATCTGCGGCGTCCGATTTACCGGCAGGTCGCGTCCTACGGCCATTTTGGCCGTGAGGACATCGACGTCCCGTGGGAGCGCACCGACAAGGCCGCCACGCTTCGCGCAGCGGCTGGTCTGGTCTAG